One Hordeum vulgare subsp. vulgare chromosome 4H, MorexV3_pseudomolecules_assembly, whole genome shotgun sequence DNA window includes the following coding sequences:
- the LOC123447981 gene encoding uncharacterized protein LOC123447981 — translation MPTSPAASAGAIASPSGSSPASAAASAADPATPSWWESVSQARSRILALASILPPQVSPDVSALADSDRPARALLRSAAAYDALSGALRAGGGADDPACHWLYDTLLSQDPDLRLAALAFLPLLSSLYLLRLPPALPSSLSGFEAVLLAVYSSEAKNRQGKPVLVHIPDLSVPSLYHTPQSSPSSRSPRRPHPPPIPPPPANVVVGVLSPPLEPQAAVKSTKRAGIIGVAFEAYYAKIAQMPPASKVDACNAVAAWAGQYCRCRFELDEELEVEEGDSLGSMSPLSTDAENGNGKALEEELAKMHVNGDSNGRNCGKEEEVREARVQLSWELLQPVMRVLGHCLLAPLNPMEVRDAAAEAVRVVYARACHDLVPQAILAARSLIELDKSARKAAKAAAVAASGIMVASGTAGSTASSSRPSSKPNTPSKQRKPDMLLVSK, via the coding sequence ATGCCTACCTCCCCGGCCGCCTCCGCCGGAGCCATCGCCTCCCCATCCGGCTCCTCCCCGGCCTCAGCCGCCGCCTCGGCGGCCGACCCGGCCACCCCGTCCTGGTGGGAGTCCGTCTCCCAGGCGCGCTCCCGCATCCTCGCGCTCGCCTCCATCCTCCCGCCCCAAGTCTCCCCCGACGTCTCGGCGCTCGCGGACTCCGACCGCCCCGCCCGAGCCCTCctccgctccgccgccgcctaCGACGCCCTCTCCGGGGCGCTCCGCGCGGGGGGCGGCGCCGACGACCCCGCCTGCCACTGGCTCTACGACACGCTCCTCTCCCAGGACCCCGATCTCCGCCTCGCCGCGCTCGCCTTCCTCCCGCTACTTTCGTCGCTCTACCTCCTCCGCCTGCCCCCCGCGCTCCCGTCCTCGCTCTCTGGCTTCgaggccgtcctcctcgccgtctacTCTTCCGAGGCCAAGAACCGCCAGGGAAAGCCTGTGCTTGTTCATATCCCCGATCTCTCCGTCCCCTCCCTGTACCACACTCCGCAGTCTAGCCCCAGCTCGAGATCGCCTCGCCGGCCGCATCCGCCGCCGATCCCCCCTCCTCCGGCCAATGTGGTGGTGGGCGTGCTGTCGCCGCCGCTGGAGCCACAGGCTGCAGTGAAGTCGACCAAGCGCGCGGGGATTATAGGGGTCGCCTTTGAGGCATACTACGCCAAGATCGCGCAGATGCCCCCTGCATCCAAGGTGGATGCCTGCAATGCGGTGGCTGCCTGGGCGGGGCAGTACTGCAGATGCCGTTTTGAGCTTGATGAAGAGTTGGAGGTGGAGGAAGGGGATTCTCTGGGCTCCATGTCGCCATTGTCCACCGATGCCGAGAATGGGAATGGGAAGGCCCTGGAGGAAGAATTGGCAAAGATGCATGTCAACGGAGACAGCAATGGCCGGAATTGTGGTAAAGAAGAGGAGGTAAGGGAGGCAAGGGTGCAGCTCTCGTGGGAGTTGCTGCAGCCAGTGATGAGGGTTCTTGGGCACTGCTTGCTAGCGCCACTGAACCCAATGGAGGTGCGGGATGCCGCCGCAGAAGCTGTGCGGGTTGTCTATGCCCGTGCATGTCATGACCTTGTGCCACAGGCAATCCTGGCAGCCCGGAGCTTGATTGAGCTTGACAAAAGCGCACGCAAGGCTGCCAAGGCAGCAGCTGTAGCGGCTTCTGGAATAATGGTGGCCTCTGGCACAGCTGGAAGCACCGCATCAAGCTCCAGGCCAAGTTCCAAGCCAAACACGCCGAGCAAGCAGCGTAAACCTGATATGCTGCTCGTGTCCAAATGA
- the LOC123450313 gene encoding uncharacterized protein LOC123450313, with the protein MLAMAGMKDALEAREKSLEEAREANRVLTAETQMMRKHRTDLHNQMGALNRRCIAQEKYVTDWAEQTMTCLADFCGDPEAETAAVEQSVKDKVPLESTGQTL; encoded by the exons atgcttgccatggctggtatgaaggacgctctggaagcgcgagaaaagtccttggaagaaGCTCGAGAGGCAAACAGGGTATTGACGGCGGAGACGCAGATGATGAGGAAACATAGGACCGATCTGCATAATCAGATGGGCGCCCTGAACAGAAGgtgcatagctcaagagaagtatgtcaccgactgggctgagcaaacgatgacttgtctggctg ACTTTTGCGGAGACCCTGAAGCTGAAACAGCGGCTGTGGAACAGTCTGTTAAGGACAAagttccactcg